CCCGAAAGAACTGCTCTTGCCGCGCCGTCGCCCATGCCTGCAGCTGTACGGccgcttcgctggccttcaacccaaggccagtcatgccggcgcgaTCGCGTCAAGAAACATGGCtgcgcccgtgcgccgctgctgaaaaccgtctgtATGAGTAACATTTTGCTAGTAGGGTTAGCTCGAAAACACATACTTCGCAAGTAACGGCACTGCGTCATCTCATCATTGCTAAAAACAGTAAACATATTTGACGCAGATATTGACATGCGTTTATTTTACACCGCATCTGAGTAAAAGAGTTTCGAGCTCTATAGCGTCCCTAATACTTTAGCGCTACTCTTACCATCAAACTGTATACCTTCTAAAGAAAATATAGTCATAATAACGAAACTTTGTTCTGTTAGCATCGTGATCGGCATCATTACTTCCCACAAGTACGAGTTACTAACAgaggaagaagtagaagaagcaGTGCCCCTTCGCTCGCGGCTGTGGTTCCGGCCACCGTTCTGTCCTAGTCGCTCACTTCCAAATCACGGCTTTGCGAGTGCCACATTTTCTCGCGCAAGCCGAAATGTTTCCTGTGGTCGCGATGCTGTCACTGATCTATCTGGTGGCCCTGAGCTCAGCCCGTGCGCCTTCACCGCGGACACTCAGGACAACGATGGCGCCTTTCACGAGGCAGTTCTCGGATCTACCAGACTACGACACCTACCGCTTCGTGGAGCGCCTAAGGTCTGAACAAGCTCGTCAGCTTCGCGCTGGCGGCGGCAGAACCAACGTAACTAGCCGCGGGCTCTTGCTGCCTCGAATGCGACCGAAAAAGCCGATCTGGTTGCTTCTTGGCGGAAGAAGCGGACGGCAGGATCGTGGGGCTGATGATCACCGCCGCGCCGCTGATGATTCTAGTTCGGACATTCGTCTCCAGGTGCTTCAGTTCATGCAGGATCACCAGGTATTGGTGGCTATGCTAGCTGGCGCTGTTAGTTGCGGGATGCTATGGCTATCTTCTGCAGAGCTTACATATAATCACGGATTACGTGTAAGCTCTGTAGCAATATGTTTCGTTTTGGCTTGATATCAGGGCGACTGTCTGAAATTGCGTCAATTCCCCATTGCcccatttcggccccatcgaaatgtggccgccgcggtcgggtATGAACCTGTGACCTCGAGTTCTTAGGTAAATAGAAGCATGACTGGTGAAAGAGGTAGCGTCATTGTGTGGGCGGATAGGGGGAGGGATGTTAGTACGGGAAGGCGGTCATGAATGCGAGCTGCAACTTAAAACTGCCAGTGCTAGTCACGAAACCTAAAATGCGAAAAAGGCATGCCGAAGTACGTGCACAATAAGATGAACGACTTCTGATTGACCAGGTTGCATTGTGTTGTAGGTTAAATTTGGAGCCAGGGCAGCTTAAGACACATTGACATCTGGCGTTTCCGCTTCGCCGGCATTGACGTCACTTTCTCCGCCTACTCTAAATCACCTAATTCGGATTCTTTTTGCCGGACGCGTTCGCCCACTGTTGCATGATTACTAGTTTACGCACTAGATCTACCGTACATTTAAATAATTATAGATCACGTGCATCCTGATGCTAGCATGCATGCAAGCGGTGCGCCTCGCCTCGTTCTTCCATAAAGCTCGTCCCTTGAAAGCGTTCGTCCCCTCTTGTTTCTCTCTTACAGCTCATTTTTTATATAGCGTGCTCGTGCGTGCTAACGGGCGTAGTCCTACTGGTTACCCTCATGGTCCTGTACGGTGGCCGTCGCGGCTCGGACGCCAGGAGCGGTATGTACGGCGAGTCGTACGCTCTGCTCGACCGGCGACCGCTACTCGGCAAAAGAGGGTCGGTGGTCGAGGAGTACAGCGACGATgaagaggaaacggccatcgacGGCGACAACGCACGCGGCCGCGGAGCGGGGCGACGACATCCATCCGAACGGCTCTGCTGGTTCCGTGGACGGCCACGTCTTCGAGATCAGCACTTTGTCCGAGATCGGTGTCGGAGAAGGGGCAACCAGCTGGTCGGAGCCGGACGGTATTAGAGCGCCATTTTATTTTCATTCTCTTATAGTCCACTTTGGTAACACCGACGGAAAAGCACATACTTCACGTGTTATAATACTTATGCTAAGAGATAATCTTGAGTCCTTTCTGACACTTTCGGCAATATTACTAGAGAAAAATGTCACTTCTTTGAGCGGGGAATCTTCCTGGCTAGCGAAAAGTGCTGATTGCTGCGTGTGTTTGGTATATGGATGTCGCTTCTAAAGATTTTCCGCGTACTCCGAGTAATATGAATGTGAATATATTTGATCTATTGCATACTGCTAGGGCgtagaaagagagaaacaactgAAGCCGCTCCCAACTCTCTCCACACGGCCGCTTCTTCCGCAGTTTCACAACATTCACATTTTTCATTTCCTGCGACCATCTGCACTTTATCTTACTTTGTTGCTCCTACCAAGACGAAGTTAACCAACTGCGATTTTTCAACCTGGTTAAAAGTGCTCAATAGCTTCAACATTTTATTTAGACTCGACAGTATTGCGATTTGTTGACTTTCACAAGGAGCGGCTACGTCACCGTTCTATAGCGTAGAAACGGGGCACTCCGTCGACCACATGCACTTTTTCGTAATAGTCTGGCCTGCGAAACCTCTTTAACTAAAGCGGTGCCGTCACAATGATGTGATGTAAGAAATAAAAGAAACCGTATCTGTGAAAGTCACCTTATTCTTACCGTAGGAACGTTCTAGAAACATGTACTGGCATGGTCACCAAAGGTGTGCATATATATTCGTATTCCGGTAGCAAATTATGCGCTTCCTATTCTATGAATACGCTGGCAATAATTCGGGATTTATTTTTAGAACAAACCTTTCTTTCTTAAACACAATTGTGAACATCACATTTTGTTgtatagcatttcattaaacTCTTCACGAGAGCTTCGCTTCATATATATTTCAGCATGTGCGTTGACCCTGCATGCGCAATTTGTATTCGTTTTCAGACCCAGCAGAAAGAGACTGGAAGAGCGAACAGGCTGTCCAACGGGTAAGTATAGCCTTGAGTAGTACTCAAAATCAACACCGACAATGAGCTGTATATTTATTTGACAGCAACGGTACAACAGCTAGTCTGGCATCTTTCGGTCTTATCAGGTGCTGTGCATGCATTTGTGCCATGTGAATGCACATTTGTGCATTTGTGCACGCATTTGTGCCAAAGAAAAGTGACGCAATAGCGTAGTGACGCACAAGTATCCCTTTAATATCTCTGGACTCGCTTATCCTTAATGCACTGTACTTAATAGTAGCTTTCTCGTTGACTACAAGGTGTAATATAGAAATTTCGCTGTACTCTTCATATTTTTGACTAAAATAGATGAAACTTTTGgggcataactgcgagtcggcctagttggaacagattcattttcttaaatttttgtgcgcaaacaaacagggaagaagaaaaggagacacaaggacgagcgcagaaagcgctcgtccttgtgtctccttttcttcgtccctgtttgtttgcgcacaaaaatttaagaaagctTTTGGGACCGTGTTTAAGTGGGAACcacgtgtattttttttcttcgacggCGTCGAATTTCTCGCACAGCCCATCGACGTATTCCCCAGCCGGCTGTTGGATCTGTGCAACCAGGACACGCCACTCACCTTCCTTACTTTCCTGCCAAACGGGTAAGTAAACTCAGCACAGAGGAAGACACCGAGAAACTCTTGCTTTAATATGTTGACATAATGGAGAACTAAAATGAAATGAGGAATTCTAGAAACAAAGAAACAGTCGAAATATTTTATTGGCGACTGCTTGAAGAAGGCCACACCGGCTGCCAGTAAGCTCGCAAAATTTGACAGACCTTTCTTTCGCAGGTAACGCAAAAGACATTGATTTTCTCAGCCAGATTTAAATTAAGCTAGCAGCTAGGACAGAATTAAATTTGCGTAATGtggcgtttttattgcgataacaattatatgcacacttctGGCGAACTTTCTCCGTCAGCGTGGGGGTCGGCTTTCATTGGGTGTTCCGCGTGAATTGTTCGATATACTAGATTTGTGCTATAATATTGAAATGTCAACTTTGCTCTGACCACGTTTTATGGTCTTGACTGACTCATTCATCAGAATTTTGGCGACACAGAGTGCAAGGAACAGAAATAAAACATTTCGTTCTCAGCGTATGCCCTTTATCCTAAATCCTTAAAAACTGCGAAACAATATTACTGCTAAAAGTCTGAAAGTGATGCAATTTCACTTGTACTGGCGCCACTTCCCTTTGCGAATATTATTATTTCCATGGCCGCTGACCAAGGAGGTTTCGCGCTGACCAATGCCGACAGTTTCCCTGTCAGTCTCATCTCGGGCAGCGTCGAAGTGCCACGCCTGCAACACCATTGGCAGCGCTCATGAC
This Dermacentor silvarum isolate Dsil-2018 chromosome 6, BIME_Dsil_1.4, whole genome shotgun sequence DNA region includes the following protein-coding sequences:
- the LOC119455180 gene encoding uncharacterized protein LOC119455180 translates to MKRKRPSTATTHAAAERGDDIHPNGSAGSVDGHVFEISTLSEIGVGEGATSWSEPDDPAERDWKSEQAVQRPIDVFPSRLLDLCNQDTPLTFLTFLPNGCQDRSKWLAHGHHSEVFEVASPLKRTVLKVIPVTGDFTEQRIDAIAAGHRVLRVSCLQQIKVHVLLGRIDI